The window CGCGGCCTTCGAGAACCCGACCACGGCGGCGATCATCCTGGAGCCGGTTCAGGGCGAGGGCGGCTGCCGCGCCACGCCGGAAGAGGAACTGCGCTGGATGCGCGAGATGGCCGACAAGCACGGCGTCCTGATCATCTTCGACGAAGTCCAGTGCGGCATGGGCCGGACCGGCAAGCTGTGGGCCCACGAATGGGCCGGCATGACCCCGGACATCATGGCGGTGGCCAAGGCCCTGGGCGGCGGCTTCCCCATCGGCGCCTGCCTGTCGACGGCCGAGGCGGCCAAGGGCATGACGGTCGGCGCCCACGGCTCGACCTTCGGCGGCAACCCCCTGGCCATGGCCGTCGGCCAGGCCGCCTTTGACGAGGTGTCGTCGGACGCCGTCATCGCCAACGTCAACGAGGTCGCCGGCTACCTGAAGCAGCAACTGCACGGCCTGGCCGAGCGCTTCCCCGACGTGATCGTCGAGGTGCGCGGCAAGGGTCTGCTGGTCGGCGTCAAGCTGGTCCCCAACAACCGCGAATTCATGGGTTGGGCTCGCGACGAGGCCAGGCTGCTGGTCGCCGGCGGCGGCGACAACCTGGTCCGCATCCTGCCGCCGCTGAACATCACCCTCGAAGAGGCCCGCGAGGCTGTCGAGAAGTTTGAAACCGCCTGCGAGTTCGCCCGGACGAAGCTGTCGGCCTGATGGAAGCGGAAGGCAGGAAGCTAGCGAGAATCATCGAGGCGCGCGGCTGGCCATCGCACCGGCCGCCGCTACTTGATGAGGTTCGCGCGCTTTCTGCCTCGATGGCGCCGGTTCGTGAGCGCGGGTACTTAAAGTTCGATGAGTTCCTACGTCTAGCAAAGCTGAAGTCTTCGCAGGGCATGCATCATGTTGCGTTGAACGAGTCTCACATCGTTGAGGCCGTTACACGCATTGCGTTTTCATCTCAGCTTGAAGATGAGCGCGTGAGGATTGGCCTTCTTACGAGTTTGCGCGGAGTAGATATTCCGCGCGCCTCGGCGCTGCTGTGCTGGACGCATCCGGATAGATGGCCGGTAATCGATCGGCGAGCCTGGACGACGCTAAATCATTTGGGGTTCGTGCGGACCGGCGCCCGATTGGAACGCGGTAGCGCCAAGCAAATGATGCGTGCTTACAGTCCGAAAGAGTGGGTCGACTACGTCTCGCTCGTGAAGATCGCCTCAAATGCGATGGGTTGGTCTGCGATGGAGATCGACCAATGGCTTTACGCTTGTGACCTGAAAGACAATCTGGATCATCTGAATTGACCCGTCACTTCCTTGATATTCATCGTCTCGACGCCGCCGACCTGCGCGCCATCCTGGACGACGCCCACGCCCGCAAGCAGGCGCGCAAGGGCTGGCCGCAGGGGCGTCCCGACGCCGACGCGCCGGGCAAGGATCGCGTCCTGGCCATGATCTTCGAGAAGAATTC of the Brevundimonas pondensis genome contains:
- a CDS encoding aspartate aminotransferase family protein, encoding MGVYNRAPLEVERGQGVRLWSTDGTEYLDCVSGISTNALGHAHPKLVQAVKDQAEKLWHVSNIFKIPGQDALADALCAKSFADVVFFTNSGTEAVECALKTARKFHSANGQPERIDIYGFDGSFHGRTYGAINAAANPSYTEGFGPKMEGFHQLKWGDKDALTAAFENPTTAAIILEPVQGEGGCRATPEEELRWMREMADKHGVLIIFDEVQCGMGRTGKLWAHEWAGMTPDIMAVAKALGGGFPIGACLSTAEAAKGMTVGAHGSTFGGNPLAMAVGQAAFDEVSSDAVIANVNEVAGYLKQQLHGLAERFPDVIVEVRGKGLLVGVKLVPNNREFMGWARDEARLLVAGGGDNLVRILPPLNITLEEAREAVEKFETACEFARTKLSA